The sequence GGCCTTGAGCTCGATCGAAGGCGCTACGTTGTCCATGAAGATCTTGATCGCGCCGTTCTTTATCTCGATATCCTTCCCGGCATCGTCAACAAGCTTGAGCGTAAAGTTTTCCGTAAGGTTGGTGACGTTGTCCATCGACTTTGCCTTGAGCTCGATATCGCCGTCGGTCAATATGCTGAAGCTGGTCACGTACTCGGAATACTCCTTGCCGTTGACCGAATAATCGGTCCGGCTGACGCCGGCGCCCGCATCCTTCGCCGTTACCGTAAACGCCATGGTCCTGGCTCCGAAATACTTGTCCCCAATCTTCATGATCGGCCTGTTCGACGTGATGACGACGTCCGGGGCCGTGTTGTCAATGATGACGCGGAACATCTTTTCGTCCTCGCGGTTGCCCAGCTTGTCGGTCGCGAAATAGGTAATCGTGTACTTGCCTTCCTGGTCGAGGGCGAACGGCTTGTCGTACGTCACGGCCTCGCCGCCGTTTACCTTGTACTCGGTCTTGTCGAGGAGGATGTTGTCGCTCGTGTTCAGCTTGAAGCTGACCTTGGAGTTGGCATAGGTGTTAAGCCCGTCATAGAAGGCTTTCGCCTGAAGGGTGACGGTGCCCGCCTTCACGTTCTCGTCCTTGGGGACTTCGACCGTTTCGATCTTCTCGTCACCGGCCATGTCCTCGGCCTTTTTCTCTTCCTTGACATCGGCCTTCTTTTCTTCTTTTGCGTCGGCCTTTTTTTCTTCGGCCGGTTTGGCGGCATCTTTCGCCGGTTCAACCTTGTCCTGGGCGACGGTTATGGAAGTAATGAAAATAGCGAAAGAAAAACACACGCATACGCTCAAAAACCTTTTAAGCATAGGAAAACCTCCCTCATTGATGTTTATTCGCATAATTTATAGTACATTCATGTACTTGTATATCAGCCCCGGACGGGCGGTGTGATACGATAAAATTCGTGTCCCGGACTTAATAGGGGTGATGTTACTAACGATTTTTTTGTTGTCAATAGATATTTGGCATTATTTAGTTTAAAAATGTTGAACGGGACCGGCCGAAAGAGATTTCTTGCCCGTCAGGGAGCGCTTCTATTCGTGCTTGCGCTTGCCGCGGGATGCGCACGCATGAGCATCCTGACACCGGGCTCCGTGTTACGCGAAATGGACCGGCTCGCCGGGCGTTTGGCCTCCGCCCCGGGGGATTTCAGCGTCATCCAGGGCGAGAAGGTGGGAGCAAGCGGATATTACTACGTGCTGGACGAAAATGGGCGTATTATCAGTCATCCGCAAAAGGCCCTCCTGGGTTTCGGTTTCCGGGAAAATTCGCTCTATAAGGCGATTCATGAACGCGGGCGCGGATGCGCCAGGCAGAAGCTTGGCAGCGAGGATAAGCTGGTTTTCTTCGTGCCGATAAAGAAGCTCGGTTTTCTATGCCTCTCGGTCTCGGTATCGGACCTCACGGGGGACGATATTCGCTGCGGCGACCTCAAATAGCGCCGGTTTAAGCCGCCGATACGCCGCAGGCCCCACGGGATACGCCGGGTAATAATACGCGCTCCCGTTTAAGCGTGGACAATCGCCCTTCAGCGCGATCGTCCCGTACGCGCATCAGATCATTATCCCTTCCGGCCTCTGGGCAGGCGCGCGCTCCGGTACCGGCGTGCCCTCGATCGCCCCCTCGATGCTCATGAGCAGGATGCGCGGGCGTTCATCGTCGCCCGTTCGCGTAAAGGTCAGCTTGATCACGGATACGCCTTTCGCGGACTTGACATCGAAGACGAGCACCACGAGCGCCCGCGCGCCGCCGGTCTGCGCGCTCCACGATGTGAGCGAATGCGATACGGGATTGCCATACGCCTTGCCGAAATTCTTCAGCATGGAAGTATAATTATCCTTGGAGGTGGATTCGAGGAACCCGGGATGCAGCAGATGGGAGGATTCATCGTATTTTCCCTGGCCGACGAGCTCGAACCAGCGCGCCGATTCCTTGAGCGCCTCGTCACGCTCCCCGGTGAGGGAACATCCGGTCGAAAGCAATAGGATCCAGGCGGCCAGGAGCGCGGTAGGCAGCGTTTTCGGGGCGACGTGCCTCAGTATCATAACGACCTCCGGCTTTTTCTCTGATAGCGGCTGGAAGAAAAATATATAGTATGCGTACGATCGATCAATCGTTCTTGATGATGCCGGTTATCGGTTCATCGCTGGTCGGCCTGGGATGTTTCTTCGCATGCGACTTGCCGTAGACGTAATAGATAACGAACCCGATAAGCATCCACACGATGAGACGGAGCCAGGTGTCGTAAGGGAGCGAGGCCATTTGGGCAAGCGAAAGCAGCGCGCCGAGCACCGGGACGAGCGGGACGAACGGTGTTCTAAAAGGACGTTTCATTCTCGGGTGCGTTTTCCTGAGTACGGGCACGCTCACGCACACAATAACGAAGGCGAGGAGCGTTCCGATGTTGACCATTTCCGCGAGAATACCTATAGGAAAAAGCCCGGCGAAGAACATCGCAGCAAGCCCGATGATAATAGTGATGATATAGGGGGTGCGGAACCGCGTGTGCACGCGCGAGAATATCCTGGGGAGCAATTTATCCCGGGACATAGTAAAAAATATCCTGGATTGACCGTAAAGGAGAACGAGCACCACCGAGCTCAGTCCCGCGATTGCACCCACCTTGATGAAGGGCCTCAGCCAGAAAAGCGATTCCCCGGCGCTGTCGATGCCTATGGCGATGGGGTTCGGGACTGCGAGCTGCGAGTAGTTGACCATGCCGGTAAGGACGAAGGCGACCAATATGTAGAGGATCGTGGCGACGGCGAGCGAGCCGAGGATCCCGATGGGCATGTCGCGCTGTGGGTTCTTGACTTCCTGCGCGGCCGTCGAGATTGTATCGAAGCCGATATAGGCGAAGAAGATAAACCCGGCGCCGCGCAAGATGCCGCTCCAGCCGAAGTGGCCGAATTCGCCCGTGTTTTGTGGAATGAACGGGACGTAGTTATCCATGTTGATGAACGAGAATCCGAAGCCTATGAAAAGCAGGATTACCGCGATCTTAATGATAACGATGGCGTTGTTGAAGCGCGCCGATTCCCTGATGCCTATCACCAGGAGCAGCGTGCAGGCACCAATGATCAGCATGGCGGGGAGGTTCATGATCGCGCCCGTTGTCTGCCATCCCAGCGCGGGGTCGTGCACCAGGGGCGCGCTTGATAAATACGATGGTATGATTATGCCGAAGTCCCCAAAAAAGCTTGTCATGTAGCCCGACCATCCCACCGCC is a genomic window of Spirochaetota bacterium containing:
- a CDS encoding amino acid permease, which produces MKKRLREHLARKPIEELISDSHLDQAHSLKRVLGPVHLVLLGIGVIVGAGIFVVTGQAAAQYSGPAIILSFVISALACAFAGLCYAEFASMIPVAGSAYTYAYATLGKLFAWIIGWDLILEYLFGASSVAVGWSGYMTSFFGDFGIIIPSYLSSAPLVHDPALGWQTTGAIMNLPAMLIIGACTLLLVIGIRESARFNNAIVIIKIAVILLFIGFGFSFINMDNYVPFIPQNTGEFGHFGWSGILRGAGFIFFAYIGFDTISTAAQEVKNPQRDMPIGILGSLAVATILYILVAFVLTGMVNYSQLAVPNPIAIGIDSAGESLFWLRPFIKVGAIAGLSSVVLVLLYGQSRIFFTMSRDKLLPRIFSRVHTRFRTPYIITIIIGLAAMFFAGLFPIGILAEMVNIGTLLAFVIVCVSVPVLRKTHPRMKRPFRTPFVPLVPVLGALLSLAQMASLPYDTWLRLIVWMLIGFVIYYVYGKSHAKKHPRPTSDEPITGIIKND